A genomic segment from Microcella flavibacter encodes:
- a CDS encoding diacylglycerol/lipid kinase family protein yields MSPDQASAGAHVAVIFNPIKVDIDELRSEVRLAEEEAGWNATLWLETSVDDPGQGMAKEAIASGASAVLAAGGDGTVRAVAEGMMNSGVPLVLLPAGTGNLLARNLGITLNRLPEAVQLAVTGEDRAIDMGTALLRRPDGSTEQHTFVVMVGIGLDAKMIAATNPELKKKVGWLAYVEAIARIARDVDAVKLSYSLDGSPTRSTSVHTLLIGNCGALPGNVLIMPEAKIDDGLLDIAAMRPRNLAGWIRVGTAVVWENGVLRKSRAGRRLMAADKRVRVLRYFQGRRADLRFEKPEEFEIDGEEMGLVTTLSVRVEPASLIVRVPRDVSPERAGISSAPAPE; encoded by the coding sequence ATGTCTCCCGATCAGGCCTCCGCCGGCGCGCACGTCGCCGTCATCTTCAACCCCATCAAGGTGGACATCGACGAGCTGCGCTCGGAGGTCCGGCTCGCCGAGGAGGAGGCCGGCTGGAACGCCACCCTCTGGCTCGAGACGAGCGTCGACGACCCGGGGCAGGGCATGGCGAAGGAGGCGATCGCGAGCGGCGCATCCGCCGTTCTCGCCGCCGGCGGCGACGGCACCGTGCGCGCGGTCGCCGAGGGGATGATGAACTCGGGCGTGCCGCTCGTGCTGCTGCCCGCGGGCACCGGCAACCTGCTCGCCCGCAACCTCGGCATCACGCTCAACCGCCTGCCCGAGGCCGTGCAGCTCGCCGTCACCGGCGAGGACCGCGCCATCGACATGGGCACCGCGCTGCTGCGCCGGCCCGACGGCTCGACCGAGCAGCACACCTTCGTCGTCATGGTCGGAATCGGCCTCGACGCGAAGATGATCGCCGCCACCAACCCCGAGCTGAAGAAGAAGGTCGGCTGGCTCGCCTACGTCGAGGCCATCGCCCGCATCGCGCGCGACGTCGACGCGGTCAAGCTCTCCTACTCCCTCGACGGCTCCCCCACCCGGTCGACGAGCGTGCACACCCTCCTCATCGGCAACTGCGGCGCCCTGCCCGGCAACGTGCTGATCATGCCCGAGGCGAAGATCGACGACGGCCTGCTCGACATCGCCGCCATGCGCCCCCGCAACCTCGCCGGCTGGATCCGCGTCGGCACCGCCGTGGTGTGGGAGAACGGCGTGCTGCGCAAGTCGCGCGCCGGCCGCCGCCTCATGGCCGCCGACAAGCGCGTGCGCGTGCTGCGCTACTTCCAGGGCCGCCGCGCCGACCTGCGCTTCGAGAAGCCCGAGGAGTTCGAGATCGACGGCGAGGAGATGGGTCTCGTGACGACCCTCAGCGTGCGGGTCGAGCCCGCCTCGCTCATCGTGCGCGTGCCGCGCGACGTCTCGCCCGAGCGCGCCGGCATCAGCTCGGCGCCCGCGCCGGAGTAG
- the serS gene encoding serine--tRNA ligase, producing MIDPQLLRENPELVKASQRARRASVERVDEAVAADAARRESITAYETLRAEQNAHGKTVAKAPKEEKAALVAQAQELSARVKQAQQAAAEAEEAFASIAGGIPNVVLDGVPEGGEDDFVTLREVGSTPVFDFEPRDHLELGEVLDAIDMPRGVKVSGSRFYFLKGLGARLELAMMTMALDRALEAGFTPLITPTLVKPEVMRGTGFLGEHADEVYHLPADDLYLTGTSEVALAGYHADEILDVSEGPLRYAGWSTCYRREAGSYGRDTRGIIRVHQFQKLEMFSYIDPADAEAEHERLLALQEAMLQSLGLAYRVIDTAAGDLGTSAARKFDIEAWVPTQGAYRELTSTSNCTTYQARRLDIRHRGESGKTAPVATLNGTLATTRWIVAILETHQRADGSVVVPDALRPYLGGLEIMEPKR from the coding sequence GTGATCGACCCCCAGCTGCTGCGTGAGAATCCCGAGCTCGTCAAAGCCTCCCAGCGCGCCCGCCGCGCCTCCGTCGAGCGGGTCGACGAGGCCGTCGCCGCCGACGCCGCGCGCCGCGAGTCCATCACCGCCTACGAGACCCTGCGGGCCGAGCAGAACGCGCACGGCAAGACCGTCGCGAAGGCCCCGAAGGAGGAGAAGGCCGCGCTGGTCGCCCAGGCGCAGGAGCTCTCGGCCCGCGTGAAGCAGGCGCAGCAGGCCGCGGCCGAGGCCGAGGAGGCCTTCGCGAGCATCGCGGGGGGCATTCCGAACGTCGTGCTCGACGGTGTTCCCGAGGGTGGCGAGGACGACTTCGTCACGCTGCGCGAGGTCGGCTCGACGCCCGTCTTCGACTTCGAGCCCCGCGACCACCTCGAGCTCGGCGAGGTGCTCGACGCGATCGACATGCCCCGCGGCGTGAAGGTCTCGGGCTCGCGCTTCTACTTCCTCAAGGGGCTAGGGGCGCGACTCGAGCTGGCGATGATGACCATGGCTCTCGACCGCGCGCTCGAGGCCGGCTTCACCCCGCTCATCACGCCCACGCTCGTGAAGCCCGAGGTCATGCGCGGCACCGGGTTCCTCGGCGAGCACGCCGACGAGGTCTACCACCTGCCCGCCGACGACCTCTACCTCACCGGCACGAGCGAGGTCGCCCTCGCCGGATACCACGCCGACGAGATCCTCGACGTGAGCGAGGGCCCGCTGCGCTACGCCGGCTGGAGCACCTGCTACCGCCGCGAGGCCGGCAGCTACGGCCGCGACACCCGCGGCATCATCCGCGTGCACCAGTTCCAGAAGCTCGAGATGTTCAGCTACATCGACCCTGCCGACGCCGAGGCCGAGCACGAGCGCCTGCTCGCCCTGCAGGAGGCCATGCTGCAGAGCCTCGGCCTCGCCTACCGCGTCATCGACACCGCCGCCGGCGACCTCGGCACGAGCGCCGCCCGCAAGTTCGACATCGAGGCCTGGGTGCCCACGCAGGGCGCCTACCGCGAGCTCACGAGCACGAGCAACTGCACCACCTACCAGGCCCGCCGGCTCGACATCCGGCACCGGGGCGAGAGCGGGAAGACGGCGCCCGTCGCGACGCTCAACGGCACGCTCGCGACGACCCGCTGGATCGTCGCCATCCTCGAGACCCACCAGCGCGCCGACGGCTCGGTGGTGGTGCCGGATGCCCTGCGCCCGTACCTCGGCGGCCTCGAGATCATGGAGCCCAAGCGATGA
- a CDS encoding HAD family hydrolase, whose amino-acid sequence MSTTSTDQGERWLVALDIDGTVLHEDGSLPDAALAEITRLRQAGHEVMLATGRSVAMTLPVLERLGIAPEYVVCSNGAITLRRDESAPTGYRREHVETFDPSGVLESIRPHLSQANYAVEDETGMYRYTGWFPDGALGAVSEEVPFERLAHEPATRVVVISPGHAMEEFLAAVELMGLHQVSYNVGWTAWLDIAPDGVNKSTALERVRDALAIDPRRVLAVGDGRNDIEMLTWAVAGGGRGVAMGQAPEEVVAVASETTARDTEDGLAKALSALQ is encoded by the coding sequence ATGAGCACGACGTCCACCGACCAGGGCGAGCGCTGGCTCGTCGCCCTCGACATCGACGGCACCGTGCTGCACGAGGACGGCTCGCTGCCCGACGCGGCGCTCGCCGAGATCACCCGACTGCGGCAGGCCGGGCACGAGGTCATGCTCGCCACCGGGCGCTCGGTCGCCATGACCCTGCCGGTGCTCGAGCGGCTCGGCATCGCTCCCGAGTACGTGGTCTGCTCGAACGGCGCCATCACGCTGCGTCGCGACGAGAGCGCCCCGACGGGGTACCGGCGCGAGCACGTCGAGACCTTCGACCCCTCGGGAGTGCTGGAGAGCATCCGCCCGCATCTCAGCCAGGCGAACTACGCCGTCGAGGACGAGACCGGCATGTACCGCTACACCGGCTGGTTCCCCGACGGCGCGCTCGGCGCCGTGAGCGAGGAGGTGCCGTTCGAGCGCCTCGCCCACGAGCCCGCCACCCGCGTCGTCGTCATCAGCCCCGGTCACGCGATGGAGGAGTTCCTCGCCGCCGTCGAGCTCATGGGCCTGCACCAGGTCAGCTACAACGTCGGCTGGACGGCCTGGCTCGACATCGCGCCCGACGGCGTGAACAAGTCCACGGCCCTCGAGCGGGTTCGGGATGCCCTCGCCATCGATCCCCGTCGCGTGCTCGCCGTCGGCGACGGCCGCAACGACATCGAGATGCTCACCTGGGCGGTCGCCGGCGGTGGGCGCGGCGTGGCCATGGGGCAGGCGCCGGAGGAGGTCGTCGCGGTGGCCTCCGAGACGACGGCGCGCGATACCGAGGACGGGCTGGCGAAGGCGCTCTCCGCACTGCAGTAG
- a CDS encoding LCP family glycopolymer transferase has translation MARVRHGRQRRSAWWSTALKVVGATMAVVLVSGASVAAIALNNLTSNIDVVELTDADGNVREIPQVGEWEGGFNVLIVGVDNAEGQTVGEGRDTTLNDVNMLVHVTEDQQSAVAVSIPRDLVIRHPGCPQEDGSMSSPMSAQPLNVAYGQGGLNCVVLTVEELTGLDIPYAAQISFDGVAMMSTAVGGVDICITEPIIDRQADLVLETAGTHTVEGYQALAFLRTRYGVGDGSDLSRISSQQVYLSSLMRKVQNEGVLTDPTALYGIATVATQAMKLSPSLSSVDTMVSMALALRTIPTENITFVQYPATTGLGGVYTNKAAPLEDLADQLFERIQNGESFVLADDATGNGSTLDPNAPVAPPTEAPVETPAATDPAAPVDPSASPAPGDPSVAPEDAVLEGVLGQTADQYTCSVAN, from the coding sequence ATGGCGCGCGTGCGCCACGGCCGCCAGCGCCGCTCGGCCTGGTGGTCGACGGCCCTCAAGGTGGTCGGTGCGACCATGGCCGTCGTGCTCGTGAGCGGAGCATCCGTCGCCGCCATCGCCCTCAACAACCTCACCTCGAACATCGACGTCGTCGAACTGACCGACGCCGACGGCAACGTCCGCGAGATCCCGCAGGTCGGCGAGTGGGAGGGCGGCTTCAACGTGCTCATCGTCGGCGTCGACAACGCCGAGGGGCAGACGGTCGGCGAGGGGCGCGACACCACGCTCAACGACGTCAACATGCTCGTGCACGTCACAGAGGACCAGCAGTCGGCGGTCGCCGTGTCCATCCCGCGCGACCTCGTCATCCGGCATCCCGGGTGCCCGCAGGAGGACGGCTCGATGAGCTCGCCCATGAGCGCGCAGCCGCTCAACGTGGCCTACGGGCAGGGCGGGCTCAACTGCGTCGTGCTCACGGTCGAGGAGCTCACCGGGCTCGACATCCCGTACGCCGCGCAAATCTCCTTCGACGGCGTCGCCATGATGTCCACCGCCGTCGGCGGCGTCGACATCTGCATCACCGAGCCGATCATCGATCGGCAGGCCGATCTCGTGCTGGAGACCGCGGGCACCCACACCGTCGAGGGGTACCAGGCGCTCGCCTTCCTGCGCACGCGCTACGGCGTCGGCGACGGCAGCGACCTGAGCCGCATCTCCTCGCAGCAGGTCTACCTCTCCTCGCTCATGCGAAAGGTGCAGAACGAGGGCGTGCTCACCGACCCGACCGCGCTCTACGGCATCGCCACCGTCGCCACGCAGGCGATGAAACTGTCGCCCAGTCTCTCCAGCGTCGACACGATGGTGTCGATGGCGCTCGCCCTGCGGACCATCCCGACCGAGAACATCACCTTCGTGCAGTACCCGGCGACGACCGGCCTCGGCGGCGTGTACACGAACAAGGCGGCCCCGTTGGAGGACCTCGCCGACCAGCTGTTCGAGCGGATCCAGAACGGCGAGTCCTTCGTGCTCGCCGACGACGCCACCGGCAACGGCTCGACGCTCGACCCGAACGCGCCCGTCGCGCCGCCGACCGAGGCCCCGGTCGAGACGCCCGCGGCGACGGATCCCGCCGCGCCCGTCGACCCCAGCGCGAGCCCCGCCCCGGGCGACCCCTCGGTCGCGCCCGAGGACGCCGTGCTCGAGGGCGTGCTCGGCCAGACGGCGGACCAGTACACGTGCTCGGTGGCGAACTGA
- a CDS encoding glutamate--cysteine ligase: MPIRFASSPRSSVGIEWELMLVDDRGDLVGEAPGILEALKDRPGITGELLTNTVEIVSDPHARVADAVRDVRDRIAEVRAECATRGIGLLSAGSHPSALWHEQRIAEATRYDKLIRRTQWWGRNMMIWGMHVHVGVERRAKVMPLLAELGATLPHLQALTASSPYWAGEETGYASNRALVFQQLPTAGLPWALDDWPAFEGYVDDLVRTGVVDDETEVRWDARPAPRWGTLEVRACDAPSSLHELAAVAALAQCLVERGSRRLDAGRAPAPLAPWFHRENKWRVARYGLDAVTVVDAGGREQPVREHLAELLVDLSPIADELGCAEELGGVEQILALGGGADRQRAVAQAHDGDLAAVVRHLRAEFDAERPLPAADHGRREA; the protein is encoded by the coding sequence ATGCCGATCCGGTTCGCGTCGTCGCCGCGCTCGAGCGTCGGCATCGAGTGGGAGCTCATGCTCGTCGACGACCGCGGCGATCTCGTGGGGGAGGCGCCGGGCATCCTCGAGGCGCTGAAGGACCGCCCCGGCATCACCGGCGAGCTGCTGACCAACACGGTCGAGATCGTCAGCGACCCGCACGCCCGCGTCGCCGACGCCGTGCGCGACGTGCGCGACCGCATCGCCGAGGTGCGCGCCGAGTGCGCCACGCGCGGCATCGGCCTGCTCTCGGCCGGCAGCCACCCGAGCGCGCTGTGGCACGAGCAGCGCATCGCCGAGGCGACCCGCTACGACAAGCTCATCCGCCGCACCCAGTGGTGGGGCCGCAACATGATGATCTGGGGCATGCACGTGCACGTCGGCGTCGAGCGCCGCGCGAAGGTCATGCCGCTGCTCGCCGAGCTCGGCGCGACCCTGCCGCACCTGCAGGCGCTCACCGCCTCGAGCCCGTACTGGGCGGGGGAGGAGACGGGGTACGCCTCGAACCGCGCGCTCGTCTTCCAGCAGCTGCCGACCGCGGGGCTGCCCTGGGCGCTCGACGACTGGCCCGCGTTCGAGGGCTACGTCGACGATCTGGTGCGCACCGGCGTCGTCGACGACGAGACCGAGGTGCGATGGGATGCCCGGCCGGCGCCGCGCTGGGGGACCCTCGAGGTGCGCGCCTGCGACGCCCCCTCGAGCCTGCACGAACTTGCCGCGGTCGCCGCGCTCGCGCAGTGCCTGGTGGAGCGCGGCTCGCGCCGCCTCGACGCCGGCCGCGCCCCCGCGCCGCTCGCGCCCTGGTTCCACCGCGAGAACAAGTGGCGGGTCGCCCGCTACGGCCTCGACGCGGTCACCGTCGTCGACGCCGGCGGCCGTGAGCAGCCCGTGCGCGAGCACCTCGCCGAGCTGCTCGTCGACCTCTCCCCGATCGCCGACGAGCTCGGCTGCGCGGAGGAGCTCGGCGGGGTCGAGCAGATCCTCGCGCTCGGCGGCGGGGCAGACCGCCAGCGGGCGGTCGCCCAAGCGCACGACGGCGACCTCGCCGCGGTCGTGCGGCACCTGCGGGCCGAGTTCGACGCCGAGCGGCCACTCCCCGCTGCGGACCACGGACGCCGCGAGGCCTAG
- a CDS encoding sensor histidine kinase — MASTNDSTLDERPLVSPRYTARLLQTGFFIIFGLATLLLLMLEFEVVAGPPYLIGIAMVTIATALPLMKRFRNPYYRPWMLLMPVLDFLAIFVIRLEGTGGVTNPLVMILALPAVWVGIVKSRWAIVALAPFVVAVIVPDIVAVASGGLDQSAADRATMLIAVFPVVMLLAMVVAYMMSSILAGRQVELSSEQRRRAAAARETERTRRLLDTVLDALDVGVIVTAPDGDRVLMNRVLRESPELTAEGADPWESFHGIQAFSTDRVTPIDDGDSSLDRVMRGQQVTDRLVWVGAPGGRQAALSVSASPVHTADGEHLANVVVVKDVSDFMQALEAKDAFIGTVSHELRTPLTTMSGFLELVLERRDELAGLDPDIVEWLEVMDRNVQRQHMLVRDLLTAAGSRNAPIAIARHSGDLAAVVRESADALRSEAAAKGVRLTVTGHDAVGRFDALRMAQVAENLITNAVRYTPEGGRVRVSASADELHLILTVRDTGIGISAPDQARLFEQFFRAADARASAIRGVGLGLPIVKAIVDAHAGSIDVDSEVGSGTTITVRLPR, encoded by the coding sequence GTGGCCAGCACCAACGATTCGACGCTCGACGAACGACCGCTCGTCAGCCCGCGGTACACGGCGCGGCTGCTGCAGACGGGCTTCTTCATCATCTTCGGCCTCGCGACGCTGCTGCTCCTCATGCTGGAATTCGAGGTCGTCGCGGGCCCTCCGTACCTCATCGGGATCGCCATGGTGACGATCGCGACGGCTCTGCCGCTCATGAAGCGGTTCCGCAACCCGTACTACCGGCCGTGGATGCTCCTCATGCCCGTCCTCGACTTCCTCGCGATCTTCGTGATCCGCCTCGAGGGCACGGGCGGCGTCACCAACCCGCTCGTGATGATCCTGGCGCTCCCCGCCGTCTGGGTCGGCATCGTCAAATCGCGCTGGGCGATCGTGGCCCTCGCCCCCTTCGTCGTGGCCGTCATCGTGCCCGACATCGTCGCCGTCGCATCGGGCGGGCTCGACCAGTCGGCCGCCGATCGCGCGACCATGCTCATCGCCGTCTTCCCCGTCGTCATGCTGCTCGCGATGGTGGTGGCGTACATGATGTCGTCCATCCTCGCCGGCCGGCAGGTCGAGCTGAGCTCCGAGCAGCGCCGGCGGGCCGCGGCCGCCCGCGAGACGGAGCGCACCCGCCGACTGCTCGACACGGTGCTCGACGCGCTCGACGTCGGCGTCATCGTCACCGCGCCCGACGGCGATCGCGTGCTGATGAACAGAGTGCTGCGCGAGAGCCCCGAGCTGACGGCCGAGGGCGCCGACCCGTGGGAGTCGTTCCACGGCATCCAGGCGTTCTCGACCGATCGCGTGACCCCCATCGACGACGGCGACTCGTCGCTGGATCGGGTGATGCGCGGGCAGCAGGTCACGGATCGACTGGTGTGGGTGGGAGCCCCCGGCGGCCGTCAAGCGGCGCTGTCGGTCTCGGCGAGCCCCGTTCACACGGCCGATGGCGAGCACCTGGCGAACGTCGTGGTCGTCAAGGACGTGAGCGACTTCATGCAGGCGCTCGAGGCGAAGGACGCCTTCATCGGCACCGTCTCGCACGAGCTGCGCACGCCGCTGACGACGATGTCGGGGTTCCTCGAACTGGTGCTCGAGCGCCGCGACGAGCTCGCCGGGCTCGACCCCGACATCGTCGAATGGCTCGAGGTCATGGACCGCAACGTGCAGCGTCAGCACATGCTCGTGCGCGACCTGCTCACCGCGGCCGGATCGCGCAATGCGCCCATCGCGATCGCGCGGCACTCCGGCGACCTCGCCGCCGTCGTGCGCGAGTCGGCCGACGCCCTGCGCTCGGAGGCCGCCGCGAAGGGCGTGCGCCTCACCGTGACGGGGCACGACGCGGTCGGCCGCTTCGATGCGCTGCGCATGGCCCAGGTCGCCGAGAACCTCATCACCAACGCCGTGCGTTACACGCCCGAGGGCGGGCGGGTGCGCGTCTCGGCGTCGGCCGACGAGCTGCACCTCATCCTCACCGTGCGCGACACCGGCATCGGCATCTCCGCCCCGGATCAGGCGCGGTTGTTCGAGCAGTTCTTCCGAGCGGCGGATGCCCGCGCCTCCGCCATCCGCGGCGTCGGGCTCGGTCTGCCCATCGTGAAGGCCATCGTCGACGCCCACGCGGGCTCGATCGACGTCGACAGCGAGGTCGGATCGGGCACCACCATCACGGTGCGCCTGCCCCGCTAG
- a CDS encoding excinuclease ABC subunit UvrA — translation MTDIDPGGFVRVRGARENNLQSIDVDIPRNALVAFTGVSGSGKSSLAFGTVYAEAQRRYFESVAPYARRLLQQVGAPHVTEITGLPPAVALQQRRGAPSSRSTVGTITTLSNLLRMLYSRAGTYRPGAARLEAESFSPNTAAGACPRCAGLGSVHDVTVDLMVPDPELSIREGAIAAWPGAWQGANQRSIVMGLGIDIDAPFRTLSAKDREWLLFTEEQPKVYIEPQEDRVDHGYYGKFWSARQHIMHVLKDSQSARMREKALRFTETMACPDCGGSGLKPEALEVTVAGRTIAAVNALPLSEVARVLRPIAEQADAAIAVSGAGSGEATEVAVRIAADLLARIEVLLDLGLGYLSLGRSSTTLSPGEAQRLRIATQLRSGLFGVVYVLDEPSAGLHPADAEPLLDVLERLKDSGNSLFVVEHDMDVVRRADWIVDIGPAAGEGGGQVVYSGPVAGLEAVERSVTGAHLFGRIAPVEREPREPRGGLRLTGVERHNLRGVDVEFPLGVLTAVTGVSGSGKSTLVTQVLAEVVRRWLAREDEPAPSGTSAGTSSGRGAAPATDDDPEAEAHLDVQVGDVAGLEAFQRLVRVDQRPIGRTPRSTLATYTGMFDVVRALFAATDEAKQRGWGAGRFSFNVAEGRCPTCQGDGFVEVELLFLPGTYGACPTCHGARYNPETLEITWNGATIADVLAMSVDDAAGFFATSTGASRSLAALQDVGLGYLRLGQPATELSGGEAQRIKIATELQRARRGHTLYLLDEPTAGLHPADVALLMNQLHALVDAGSTVVVVEHDLDAIASADWVIDLGPGGGDRGGTVVATGRPTAIAADGASVTGPYLARRLRAREESAAR, via the coding sequence ATGACCGACATCGACCCCGGCGGATTCGTGCGCGTGCGCGGCGCCCGCGAGAACAACCTGCAGAGCATCGACGTCGATATCCCGCGCAACGCGCTCGTCGCCTTCACGGGGGTCTCGGGGTCGGGCAAGTCGTCGCTCGCCTTCGGCACCGTCTACGCCGAGGCGCAGCGGCGCTACTTCGAGTCGGTCGCCCCGTACGCGCGGCGGCTGCTGCAGCAGGTCGGCGCCCCGCACGTCACCGAGATCACCGGTCTGCCGCCGGCCGTCGCGCTGCAGCAGCGCCGCGGCGCGCCCAGCTCGCGCTCGACGGTGGGCACCATCACGACGTTGTCGAACCTGCTGCGGATGCTCTACTCGCGCGCCGGCACCTACCGACCCGGGGCGGCGCGGCTCGAGGCCGAATCCTTCTCGCCGAACACGGCGGCCGGGGCGTGCCCGCGCTGCGCCGGGCTCGGGAGCGTGCACGACGTCACGGTCGACCTGATGGTTCCCGACCCCGAGCTGAGCATCCGGGAGGGGGCGATCGCGGCGTGGCCGGGCGCGTGGCAGGGGGCGAACCAGCGCAGCATCGTCATGGGGCTCGGCATCGACATCGACGCGCCGTTCCGCACGCTCAGTGCGAAAGACCGCGAGTGGCTGCTGTTCACCGAGGAGCAGCCGAAGGTGTACATCGAGCCGCAGGAGGACCGGGTCGACCACGGTTACTACGGCAAGTTCTGGAGCGCGCGCCAGCACATCATGCACGTGCTGAAGGATTCGCAGAGCGCGAGGATGCGCGAGAAGGCGCTGCGCTTCACCGAGACCATGGCCTGCCCCGACTGCGGGGGCAGCGGGCTCAAGCCCGAGGCGCTCGAGGTGACCGTCGCGGGCCGCACGATCGCCGCCGTCAACGCCCTGCCGCTCAGCGAGGTCGCGCGGGTGCTGCGGCCGATCGCCGAGCAGGCCGACGCGGCGATCGCCGTCTCGGGCGCCGGCTCGGGCGAGGCGACCGAGGTGGCGGTGCGCATCGCGGCCGACCTGCTCGCGCGCATCGAGGTGCTGCTCGACCTCGGGCTCGGCTACCTGAGCCTCGGCCGCTCGTCGACGACGCTCTCGCCGGGCGAGGCGCAGCGTCTGCGCATCGCGACGCAGCTGCGCTCGGGCCTGTTCGGGGTCGTCTACGTGCTCGACGAGCCCTCCGCCGGCCTGCACCCCGCCGACGCCGAGCCGCTGCTCGACGTGCTCGAGCGCCTCAAGGATTCGGGCAACTCGCTCTTCGTCGTCGAGCACGACATGGACGTCGTGCGCCGCGCCGACTGGATCGTCGACATCGGCCCCGCCGCGGGCGAGGGCGGCGGGCAGGTCGTCTACAGCGGCCCGGTCGCCGGCCTCGAGGCGGTGGAGCGATCGGTGACGGGCGCGCACCTGTTCGGGCGCATCGCGCCGGTCGAGCGCGAGCCCCGCGAGCCCCGCGGCGGTCTGCGGCTCACCGGCGTGGAGCGCCACAACCTGCGCGGCGTCGACGTCGAGTTCCCGCTCGGCGTGCTCACGGCGGTCACCGGCGTCTCCGGGTCGGGCAAGTCGACGCTCGTCACCCAGGTGCTCGCCGAGGTCGTGCGCCGCTGGCTGGCGCGCGAGGACGAGCCCGCGCCGAGCGGCACGAGCGCCGGCACGAGCAGCGGCAGAGGCGCAGCCCCCGCAACCGACGACGACCCCGAGGCCGAGGCGCACCTCGACGTGCAGGTCGGCGACGTCGCCGGACTCGAGGCCTTCCAGCGCCTCGTCCGCGTCGACCAGCGCCCGATCGGCCGCACCCCCCGCTCGACGCTCGCCACGTACACGGGCATGTTCGACGTCGTGCGGGCGCTCTTCGCCGCGACCGACGAGGCGAAGCAGCGCGGCTGGGGCGCCGGCCGCTTCTCGTTCAACGTCGCCGAGGGCCGCTGCCCCACCTGCCAGGGCGACGGCTTCGTCGAGGTCGAGCTGCTGTTCCTGCCCGGCACGTACGGCGCCTGCCCCACCTGCCACGGCGCGCGCTACAACCCCGAGACGCTCGAGATCACCTGGAACGGCGCGACGATCGCCGACGTGCTGGCGATGTCGGTGGATGACGCTGCCGGCTTCTTCGCGACGAGCACCGGCGCCTCCCGCAGCCTCGCCGCCCTGCAGGACGTCGGGCTCGGATACCTGCGCCTCGGCCAGCCCGCGACGGAGCTCAGCGGCGGCGAGGCGCAGCGCATCAAGATCGCGACCGAGCTGCAGCGCGCTCGCCGCGGCCACACGCTGTACCTGCTCGACGAGCCGACCGCGGGGCTGCATCCGGCCGACGTGGCGCTGCTCATGAACCAGCTGCACGCCCTCGTCGATGCGGGCAGCACGGTGGTCGTCGTCGAGCACGACCTCGACGCGATCGCCTCGGCCGACTGGGTGATCGACCTCGGCCCGGGCGGCGGCGACCGCGGCGGCACCGTCGTCGCGACGGGGCGCCCGACCGCCATCGCGGCCGACGGCGCGAGCGTCACCGGCCCGTACCTCGCCCGGCGGCTGCGGGCGCGCGAGGAGTCGGCCGCGCGCTGA
- a CDS encoding calcium/sodium antiporter — protein sequence MDALDVVKVVAGLLLLIGGGEALVRGASTLAAKVGISPLIIGLVVVSAATSAPELAVTVGAVLDGEPGLAVGNVVGSNIINILLILGVSAIISPLVIKRQLVRFDIPVMVGISILLVVVSLDGRLDLLDGVLLLGGLLVHTVVSIVVGRRETVEEPAATDPAGEQKKPMPLWLAALLLVAGIGLLVLGAQLLVDGAVSIATGLGVSSLVVGLTVVAVGTSLPELATSIIALRRGERDLAVGNIVGSNIFNIGMVLGLPAIIFGEGIPVPAAAIALDLPLLLATAVALLPIAFTGFVVARWEGWLFVLLWAAYTAYLVLASTEHDALDGFTAVMLWFVLPLVTITLIAVTSYEVGVIRGRRAAAASARRSEEHPDRS from the coding sequence GTGGATGCTCTCGATGTCGTCAAGGTCGTGGCAGGTCTCCTGCTGCTCATCGGCGGAGGCGAGGCCCTCGTGCGCGGCGCCTCGACGCTCGCCGCCAAGGTCGGGATCTCGCCGCTGATCATCGGACTGGTGGTGGTCTCCGCCGCCACCTCCGCGCCGGAGCTCGCCGTCACGGTCGGCGCGGTGCTCGACGGCGAGCCGGGGCTCGCGGTCGGCAACGTCGTCGGCAGCAACATCATCAACATCCTGCTGATCCTCGGCGTCTCGGCCATCATCAGCCCGCTCGTCATCAAACGGCAGCTCGTGCGCTTCGACATCCCCGTGATGGTGGGCATCTCGATCCTGCTCGTGGTCGTGAGCCTCGACGGCCGCCTCGACCTGCTCGACGGCGTTCTGCTGCTCGGCGGCCTGCTCGTGCACACGGTCGTGAGCATCGTCGTCGGACGGCGCGAGACGGTCGAGGAGCCCGCCGCGACCGACCCGGCTGGCGAGCAGAAGAAGCCGATGCCTCTGTGGCTCGCCGCCCTGCTGCTCGTCGCCGGCATCGGCCTGCTCGTCCTCGGCGCTCAGCTGCTCGTCGACGGCGCCGTGAGCATCGCGACCGGGCTCGGCGTCAGCAGCCTCGTCGTCGGCCTCACCGTCGTGGCCGTCGGCACCTCGCTGCCCGAGCTCGCCACCTCGATCATCGCCCTGCGGCGGGGCGAGCGGGATCTCGCCGTCGGCAACATCGTGGGCAGCAACATCTTCAACATCGGCATGGTGCTGGGGCTGCCGGCGATCATCTTCGGCGAGGGCATCCCGGTGCCGGCGGCGGCGATCGCGCTCGACCTGCCCCTGCTGCTCGCCACCGCGGTGGCGCTGCTGCCGATCGCGTTCACGGGCTTCGTCGTCGCCCGCTGGGAGGGCTGGCTGTTCGTGCTGCTGTGGGCGGCGTACACGGCGTACCTCGTGCTGGCCTCGACCGAGCACGACGCCCTCGACGGCTTCACCGCGGTGATGCTGTGGTTCGTGCTGCCGCTCGTGACGATCACGCTCATCGCGGTGACCTCGTACGAGGTCGGCGTGATCCGGGGGCGGCGGGCGGCCGCGGCCTCCGCGCGGCGATCGGAGGAGCATCCCGACCGCTCGTGA